In the genome of Coxiella burnetii, the window TGAGGTGTCGTTTCATCAATAAAAATGCCTAATCCCGCCCGCAAACGTTCTAAATTAGCGCCACACGCGCTTAACACTCTACCAGCCTCAGGATTATCCAATAAAGCTAACAACAGGTGCTCAACAGTGATAAATTCATGCCGTTTTTCGCGAGCCTGCGAAAATGCGCGGTTTAATGTCTTCTCCAGTGCCTTACTAAACATGATCCCGCCCTCCTCTGCTAAGTTGTTTCCTCATGTTCGACAGTAAATCCTTTTTCTGTCGCCTGGAGTCGATTTGGCTACCCTTGCCTCCTCGCCAGCCCCTCTGGCCGGAATCGATCTCTCCTTATTCTAAATGTAGTAAAGAGAACGGCGTTTTTCCTACACTCAAGTGCGTTGGGGTCGCATTGACACTTCTTTTTATTTGCTTTACAAATGGTTATAAGAATAATTGAAATACTTTAAGGTTTTAAGGCTACGTTAAGTTGAAGGGAGTAAGATTAACGGACTAATCCATTCGTGGAAAGGACCACTTGAAAAAAGTATGAGTATAAGACCACATCTAGATAATCAAGATATTGATAACCGGGAGCTTTCCAAGTCCCAAAAACAAAATAGGGGTAGTGTAGTAAATTACGCTACGTTGTTTAACCCTGGGGTCGAAACTTTGAGAAGAGACCCTTATTTGTGGGAGCTCATTGTAGCCATCAACAGTCGTGAAACCGATCAAGTGGAAGAGGTTTTGGAAAAAACTGAGAGGGAAAAAGCGTCAGAAAGGAAACCAGAAACGATCCCCAATAATCGAAGCGGCTTAGGCGCTTTGATCTCATTATCACCTACTTTGCTTCCTGACTACCCTATTGAATATGCCTTTGAGCAATGGAAGCTAACCCCTGCTCCTGATATGGCTTACTTGGAAGCACTTGTACGCCACCGAAAGCAAGTAAATATGTTAATCC includes:
- a CDS encoding CBU_1198 family Dot/Icm T4SS effector; the protein is MSIRPHLDNQDIDNRELSKSQKQNRGSVVNYATLFNPGVETLRRDPYLWELIVAINSRETDQVEEVLEKTEREKASERKPETIPNNRSGLGALISLSPTLLPDYPIEYAFEQWKLTPAPDMAYLEALVRHRKQVNMLIPPDKAISDTQIVELAKGDESLESIVALSMNSKEPSNTRSL